A part of Miscanthus floridulus cultivar M001 chromosome 6, ASM1932011v1, whole genome shotgun sequence genomic DNA contains:
- the LOC136459867 gene encoding photosystem II reaction center PSB28 protein, chloroplastic-like, whose product MSSQCKQEVNQLKYYVHVFHLLILSGSFVLYVRSGAPSQLQSSFHGVSVQCPGRPRRSCHVTTAPRRAQVVMMAARPAIQFIQGTDEQTIPDVRLTKSRDGSNGVAIFTFEQPSVFDSSAELGDITGLYMIDDEGVLQSVDVSAKFINGKPARIEAKYVMRTPRDWDRFMRFMERYSQANGLQFVKN is encoded by the coding sequence ATGAGCAGCCAATGCAAGCAGGAAGTTAATCAACTCAAATACTATGTGCATGTGTTTCATTTACTAATACTCTCTGGTTCTTTTGTACTTTATGTCCGTTCAGGTGCCCCTAGCCAGCTGCAGTCGTCGTTCCACGGCGTGTCGGTGCAGTGCCCTGGGCGACCGCGGCGGTCATGCCACGTGACGACGGCTCCCCGACGGGCGCAGGTGGTGATGATGGCGGCTCGGCCGGCGATCCAGTTCATCCAGGGCACGGACGAGCAGACGATCCCGGACGTGCGGCTGACCAAGTCCCGGGACGGCAGCAACGGCGTGGCCATCTTCACGTTCGAGCAGCCGTCGGTGTTCGACTCGTCGGCGGAGCTCGGGGACATCACGGGCCTCTACATGATCGACGACGAGGGCGTGCTGCAGTCCGTGGACGTCAGCGCCAAGTTCATCAACGGCAAGCCGGCGCGGATCGAGGCCAAGTACGTCATGCGCACGCCCAGGGATTGGGACCGTTTCATGCGCTTCATGGAGCGATACTCCCAGGCCAACGGCCTCCAGTTCGTCAAGAACTGA
- the LOC136459868 gene encoding pentatricopeptide repeat-containing protein At4g14850-like, whose protein sequence is MQGKLQPQRQMRRAAAAAAVAVDPQLLAGAVEAAIASRSPRLGRAAHARALRLLVPALPPFICAHLVNLYSKLDLPGAAAAALAADPSPTVVSYTAFISGAAQHARPLQALSAFAAMLRLGLRPNDFTFPSAFKAAAAASAPAAPAVGPQVHALALRFGYLPDDAFVSCAALDMYFKTGRLALARRLFDEMPNRNVVSWNAVMTNAVLDGRPLETVDAYFGLRGTSGMPNVVSVCAFFNACAGMTYLFLGEQFHGFVAKCGFDKDVSVSNSMVDFYGKCRCVGKARVVFDGMGVRNSVSWCSMVVAYAQNGAEEEAFLVYLGARRAGEEPTDFMVSSVLTTCAGLLGLDLGRALHAVAVRSCIDANIFVASALVDMYGKCGGVRDAEQVFFEMPQRNLVTWNAMIGGYAHIGDAWNALAVFDEMIMGRETAPNYITLVNVLTACSRGGLTMEGYELFQTMKQRFGIEPRIEHYACVVDLLGRAGMEERAYEIIQGMPMRPSISVWGALLGGCKMHGKTELGRIAAEKLFELDPRDSGNHVLLSNMLASAGRWAEATDIRKEMKNVGIKKDPGRSWITWKNVVHVFQAKDTTHEMNSEIQALLAKLKGQMQAAGYMPDTQYALYDLEEEEKESEVFQHSEKLALAFGLICIPPGVPIRIMKNLRICVDCHRAFKFISGIVGREIIVRDNNMFHHFKDYECSCKDYW, encoded by the exons ATGCAAGGCAAGCTCCAGCCCCAGCGCCAAATgcgtcgcgccgccgccgccgccgccgtggcggtCGACCCGCAGCTCCTGGCGGGCGCGGTCGAGGCGGCGATCGCCTCCCGGTCCCCGCGGCTCGGCCGAGCGGCCCACGCGCGCGCGCTCAGGCTACTGGTCCCGGCCCTCCCGCCCTTCATCTGCGCGCACCTCGTCAACCTCTACTCCAAGCTCGACCtcccgggcgccgccgccgcggcgctggCCGCGGACCCTAGCCCTACCGTGGTCTCCTACACGGCCTTCATCTCGGGCGCGGCGCAGCACGCGCGCCCGCTCCAGGCGCTCTCGGCGTTCGCCGCCATGCTCCGGCTCGGCCTCCGCCCCAACGACTTCACCTTCCCTTCCGCCTTCaaggccgccgcggccgcctccgcgcccgccgcgcccgccgtcGGGCCGCAGGTGCACGCCCTCGCGCTCAGGTTCGGCTACCTCCCCGACGACGCCTTCGTCTCGTGCGCGGCGCTGGACATGTACTTCAAGACGGGCCGCCTCGCGCTGGCGCGCCGCCTGTTCGACGAAATGCCCAATAGGAACGTGGTCTCCTGGAACGCGGTCATGACGAACGCGGTGCTTGACGGCCGGCCCCTCGAGACGGTGGACGCCTACTTTGGGCTCCGGGGGACCAGTGGGATGCCGAACGTGGTCTCGGTCTGCGCGTTCTTCAACGCGTGCGCTGGCATGACGTACCTGTTCCTTGGGGAGCAGTTCCATGGTTTTGTGGCCAAGTGCGGCTTTGACAAGGATGTCTCCGTGTCCAATTCTATGGTGGACTTTTATGGGAAGTGTCGATGCGTGGGGAAGGCCAGGGTGGTGTTTGATGGGATGGGAGTTCGGAACAGCGTGTCCTGGTGTTCTATGGTTGTTGCATACGCGCAGAATGGGGCAGAGGAGGAGGCTTTCTTGGTGTACTTGGGTGCAAGGAGAGCTGGGGAAGAGCCGACCGACTTCATGGTTTCCAGTGTGCTCACCACTTGTGCGGGTCTGCTAGGACTTGACCTTGGGCGTGCTCTGCATGCAGTTGCTGTCCGTTCCTGCATTGATGCAAACATTTTTGTTGCTAGTGCATTGGTTGACATGTATGGGAAGTGTGGCGGTGTCCGAGACGCTGAGCAGGTATTTTTCGAGATGCCACAGCGAAATCTTGTCACATGGAATGCGATGATAGGAGGTTATGCTCATATTGGTGATGCTTGGAATGCACTCGcagtgtttgatgaaatgataATGGGTCGAGAAACAGCACCTAATTACATCACACTTGTCAATGTTCTCACGGCCTGCAGCAGGGGAGGTTTGACAATGGAAGGGTATGAGTTGTTCCAGACAATGAAGCAGAGGTTTGGGATTGAACCAAGAATTGagcattatgcttgtgtagtggACTTGCTTGGTCGTGCAGGAATGGAAGAGCGAGCTTATGAGATTATACAGGGGATGCCAATGAGGCCTTCCATTTCTGTCTGGGGAGCACTACTTGGGGGATGCAAGATGCATGGGAAGACAGAGCTAGGAAGGATTGCTGCTGAAAAGTTGTTTGAGCTTGATCCTCGGGACTCGGGCAATCATGTTCTGCTCTCAAACATGCTTGCATCTGCTGGCAG GTGGGCAGAAGCAACAGATATAAGGAAGGAGATGAAGAATGTTGGAATCAAGAAAGACCCAGGGCGTAGTTGGATCACTTGGAAAAATGTTGTCCATGTTTTCCAGGCTAAGGACACAACACATGAGATGAATAGTGAGATCCAGGCATTATTGGCAAAGCTCAAAGGGCAAATGCAAGCTGCTGGCTACATGCCAGACACACAATATGCTCTCTATGATCttgaggaagaagagaaagaatCAGAGGTGTTTCAACACAGTGAAAAGCTTGCTCTGGCATTTGGATTGATCTGTATACCACCTGGTGTACCAATAAGGATCATGAAGAATCTGCGAATTTGTGTAGATTGTCACCGGGCTTTTAAATTCATATCTGGTATTGTTGGTAGGGAGATAATTGTGCGGGACAACAATATGTTTCATCACTTCAAAGATTATGAGTGTTCATGCAAGGATTATTGGTGA